In Haloarcula rubripromontorii, the sequence CCGCTGACTACGAGACGGAGCGGCAACTGGTCGAGAACACCCGCGAGGACATCCGCGATATCGTCGAGACGGTCGGTATCGAGGACCCACAGACCATCACGCTCGCCGTCGCGCCGGCGTGGAAACACCGCGTGCTCGACCTCGCCCGGAACGCCGACGGCAACGTCGTCGGAACGGTCATGCAAGACGAGGAACTGCGCGAGCAGGGCGAGGCGGCCGCGGACTTCGCCAAGGAACTGGCCGGTCGTGCGCAGTCGCTTGACGAGCAACTGCCGCCCGAGCGCGAACGGGCGGCCCTCGAACGGGCCGCGTGGCTCGTCGAACGGGAGTTCGGCGCTGACGTGGTCGTTCAGGGTCCCGAGGAGGCGGACCCCGACCTCGTCGGCAAAGCCGGCCCCGGCCGCCCGGCCATCGACATCGAAGAGTAGCCTGCGGCCGTCCGATTTCCGCCTGCCGCGGCTTACTCGGCCCTGACCAGCCCGGTATCGACGAGGTCTTCGAAGACGCTCGCCGCGTGGCCGTCGGGGCCGACCCGCTCGTAGACGGCAACCACGCGTTCCTTCGCGATGACGTACGTCGTCCGCTGGCTCCGCCCGTCGACCCGCGGCACGTCGAAGGCCTCGCAGAGCCGTCCCTCGGGGTCGGCGAGCAGGTCGAAACTGAGGTCGTTCGCCGCGGCGAACTCGCGGTGGCTCTCGACGCCGTCGGTCGAGACGCCGTACAGCTCGACGCCGGCGTCCACGAACCGCTCCGCGAGCGCCTCGAACTGAGTTGCTTCCGTCGTGCAGCCGGGGGTGTCGTCGGCCGGATAGAAGTACAGCACCGTCGGGGCCTCGAAGCCTGGCTGGACCGCGTCGCCGTGCTGGTTCGTCGCTCTGATGGTGGGCACGTCCGTGCCGGGTTCGAGCACCATCGTCAGTTTACGGGGATATCCGTTCCCTCGTCGTCCTCGCTGTGGACGACCTTCGCCAACCGTACCGTGAGGACGCCGTTGTCGTAGCTCGCAGTGGTCTCCTCGTCGTCGACGGCTTCGGGGAGGTGAACCGACCGGCTCAGCGACTGCTGGCGGCGCTCGCGCTGGACATACTGTCCGTCAGTCGATTCCCGTTCCTGACTCGCCGTGGCGCTGATGGTGAGCTTCCGGTCTTCGACGAGTTGGACCTCGATGTCCGCACTGTCGAAGCCGGGGAGGTCCGCACTGACGACGAAGGCGTCGCCCTCGTCGAGAACGTCGACCGGGACAGCGCCCATGTCGACGCCGAACTGCTCGCCGAGCATATCGAACGCGCGCTCGATCTCGCTGAACGGATCGCGATCAGACATATGTGGGGGTACACAGCCCCGGGACTTAACCCTTGAAGCGGGGCTGGTGGCTGACCGGTGGCTCAGTTGACGACCGTCTTGGAGTCGTAGGACCCGAGCCGGCGGACCCAGCCCTTCTCGGCGATGGCCTCGATGTCGGCGAGGGCATCCTGCGTGCGCTGCTCGTAGAGACCGGCCGAGATGTCGATGTGGAAGACGTAGTCGCCCAGCCGCTCGCCGCTTGGCCGGGACTCGACGCGGGTGAGGTTGATATCGCGGTCGGCGAACGGCTCCAGTAGTTCGAGCAACAGGCCGGGGTAGTCGACGTCGGGATAGACAATGAAGGAACTCTTGCCGCCGGCCTCGCTACGCTCGCTTTTCGGGGCGACGACGACGAAGCGGGTCGCGTTCGAGGACCGGTCCTGAATGTCCTCGGCGAGTACGTTCAGTTCAGTGCCGTTGGTTGCGTTTTCCGGGTGGCCAATAGCGGCGATGTCTGCGTCGCCCCGGGCGCGTTCGACGCCGCGGGCGGTCGACGCGACGGCCTCGACATTGACGCCGGGGTAGTGCTCGTCGAGCCAGCCGCGGCACTGGGCCAGCGCCTGGGCGTGGCTGGCCACCAACGAGAACGAGTCGTCCTGTGCGAGCAGGGCGTGACGGATGGGCGTGATGATTTCCTCGACGACGGCGATGTCGTACTCCGCGAAGGCATCGAGTGATTCTGTGACGGAGCCTTCGATGCTGTTCTCGACCGGGACGACACCGCGCTCGGCATCGCCGCTGGCGACGGCCTCGACGATGGCGGTTACCGACTCGGAGAAGTCGATGTCGTCGTCGGTGACTGCCTGTGCGGCACGGTGGGAGTAGGTCCCCTCAGGACCCAGGGTAACAGTGGTCATACCCGGGGTACAGCGGTAGGAACCAAAAGAACGGTGGTCATCGGCAATCGCTGTCCCGCCGCAGTCTCCCGTTGGTCAGGACAACTGCGCCAGCTCTTCGTCAGTGAGGTCGATGGCGCTTGCGGCCACGTTCTGTTCGAGGTGGTCGAGATTGCTCGTGCCAGGAATCGGCAGCGTCACGTCCGAGTGCTCCAGCAGCCACGCCAGCGCAATCTGGTAGGGGGTGGCGTCGTGGCGCTGTGCTATCGCCTCGATGCCGTCGACATCGCCGAGGTCGCCAGCGCCGAGTGGGAACCACGGAATAAACCCGATACCGTCGTTCTCACAGGCTTCCAGCACGTCCTCGTCGTCGCGGTGGGCGACGTTGTACTGGTTCTGAACCGTCGCGATGTCGACGATGTCGCGCGCCCGGTCCAGTTGCTCGACGGAGACGTTCGAGACGCCGACGTGGCGAATCAGCCCCTCGTCTTTCATCTCGGCGAGCGCGTGAATCGAGTCTTCGAACGGCGTGTCGGGGTCCGGTCGGTGGTACTGATACAGGTCGATAGGGTCCATCCGCAGGCGGTCCCGCGAGCACAACTGGGCGTTGCGCAGATAGTCCGGGTCGCCGTGGGCCAGCCAGTCGGCGTCGGTGTTCCGGAGCAGGCCCCCCTTCGTCGCGATGACGAGGTCCGCACGTTCGGTATCGAGCGCCTCGCCGATGAGTCGCTCGGAGACGCCCGGGCCGTAGGAGTCCGCCGTGTCGATGAAGTCGACGCCAAGTTCGACCGCCCGCTCCAGTACAGTGTGAGCGTGTGCCTCGTCGTCCGACTCGCCGATGATACCCTCACCGGTGAGCCGCATCGCGCCGAATCCGAGCCGGTGGACCGTGAGCTCACCACCGATATCGAAGGTGTCACTCTCGTTTGCAACCATATGGGCACGGTCGTCCGCACGCCTGAAAACAGCCCCGCCGGCTCAGCTCGTCACTGCAACCGGTGTCGAACCCCACGTCGAGCGCTCACTCGCCGCTACGGTGGAACAGCGCGAGGTGAACGAGGAGATACCGCGAGGCGTAAAAGACCGCGACACTGGCGACGAAGGCGAACAGCGAGACGCCCGCGACTGAGATGCCGAACCTGGAGTCGACGAACGGGTTCCGACCCATCGCCGCGATGTACGACGACACCATCTCGCCGCCGCCCAGGCCCACGGCGAACAGGCAAAGCGAGAGCACGATAGCCAGGCCGCCGGTTCCAAGACCGACGTAGCGGGCGAAGTCCTCGGCGTTGAGCGCCGCGTGCGCCTGTCGTTCGGTCAGTGGGGCGAGCCGGACGCGGTAGAGGACTGACCCGACGAGCAACGTCGCACCGAACAACTGCAGGAACCCGCCGAACACCCCGAGCAACAGCACTTTCGGCGAGGCGACGCCGGGGTCAACCGACGGCAAAAACGCCGCGGTGCTGTCCGGATACAGCCCGTAAATCGGCAGTAACAGCGCCAGCGCGCCAAGCAGGGCGCTCTGGAGCGCAAGCGTCCGCGGGACAGTCTGTCTGAGATACGAGTGGCGTTCGTAGCGGAGTCGTTCATACGTCGACCCCGAGATGATCGCTTGGGCGATGGTATCGTCGGGTTGTGAATCAGTAGACATATCTTACCGGTTCCTATTCACCGACAGTTTACTCAATCCACCATATAACCCTTTTGCACGGCGCAACATTCAGACTTCCTGTCGGTAAACCCCGACAGAGTTGTGTTTGAATTGGCCTTCGATGGCCCGTCCAGAACGGTCTCAGTGCGTGTGGACCGCCTCGCCGCGTGCCGCCGCGGCCGCCTCGTGGACCGCTTCGGAGAGTGTCGGGTGCGTGTGGATCGTCCCAGCGATGTCCTCAAGTCGCGCGCCCATTTCGATGCCTAACCCGAGTTCCGCGATGAGTTCCGACGCCTCCGGACCGACAATCTGTGCCCCGAGCAGGAACTCCTCGTCGGCGTCGGCGACGACGCGGACGAAGCCTTCTTTCTCGTTGACGGTGAGTGCACGGCCGTTGGCCCGTATCGGCATCTGTCCGATGACCGGCTCAAAGCCCGCCACCTCGGCCTCCGACTCAGTCATACCGACGGTGGCGATTTCGGGGTCGGTAAACACCGCGGCGGGAATCGCCTGGTGGTCGAACGCGGCCGGTTCGCCGGCGGCGGCTCTCGCAGCGACCTCTCCCTCTGCCATTGCCTTGTGTGCGAGCATCGGCTCGCCGGCCACGTCGCCGACTGCGAACACCGACTCGAACGCCGTTCGGCACTGGTCGTCGGTCGGAATGACGCCGTTCTCGTCTGTCTGGAGGTCGATGTTCTCCAGCGCGAGCGTCTCCGTGACCGGCTCGCGTCCGACCGCGACAAGACACTTCTCGGCGTTGTACTCGGTGATCGCGTCGTCTTCGGTGACCGTCTGGACGCGAATGCCCTCGTCTGTCTCTGCCCAGTCGTCAGCCGCCTCGCCGAAGTTGAAATCGATCCCCAGTTCCTCGGCGCGGTCGCGGACGACCGCCGCGATGTCGTCCTCGTAGCCCGGCAACACGCCATCGAGCATTTCCACGACGGTCACCTCTGCGCCCAGTTTCGCGAACACCGTCGAGAGCTCCATGCCGATGTAGCCCGCGCCGACGACCAGCAGCTTCTCGGGGACCGATTCGAGTGCGAGCGCATCCTTCGAAGAGAGGATATGCTCGCCGTCGAACTCGAAGCCCGGGACCGCCATCGGTCGGCTTCCCGTCGCAACGATGGCGTGTTCGAACGACAGCGATTCCGAGCCCTGCCCCTCGCCGCCGTGGGCGACCCGGACCGTTCCGTCGTCGACGAACTCGGCGGTTCCCTCGATCAGATTAACGCCGGCGCTCTGACACAGCGATTCGACGCCCCGTGTCAGCCGTGTGACGACGCCGTCTTTCCACTCAGTCATCCCGGCCATGTCGACGGCCGGGTCCGCGAACACGCCCATCTCCTCGGCCTGCTGGGCATCGTGGGCAACGTCCGAGGCTGAGATGAGTGCTTTCGAGGGGATACAGCCGTGGTTCAGACAGGTCCCGCCGTAGGCGTCCCGCTCGACGAGCGTCGTGTCCAGTCCCAGTTGCGCGCCCCTGATCGCGGCGACGTAGCCGCCCGGACCGCCGCCGATAACAAGCAGTTCCGTTCCCGTCGTGACATCTCCGACGACCATAGCGGTGCCTCGTCCGGGTCCGTGAAAAGCTATCGCCCTTCACCTTGTTGTCGTGTCTCGCCTCTGCCGCCGATACAGGTAGTACCCGATGACCGGCACCGACACCACAAACGCCGCGAGCAGTGTTGTTCCGACAGCGTGAACGATGCCGGCGAGCGCATACAGCGATGTCGGGGCCCAGTCGCTGTCCGTCTGCCGGAGCTGTCGACTGTCGAGAAAGAGGCCGACCGTGAGAAGCAGGCTGAACAGCACGCCCGCCCAACTGGCGAGGACGGTCAGGGCAAACGCACCGAGAAACGTCCCGAGATTTCCGTCACTGACTGACCCCGACGAAACGACCAGCGCCATCCCCACTCGGGAGAGTGCGACGCATCCCGGGACCAGCACGAACAGCGCGGCTAATCCGTACCAGATCCAGCTGTCTCTCGTGGCGGGCATCACGAGCCCTGTCGTTCCAGTGATGGGTCTGGTTTTCGGTTGCGA encodes:
- a CDS encoding peroxiredoxin, producing the protein MVLEPGTDVPTIRATNQHGDAVQPGFEAPTVLYFYPADDTPGCTTEATQFEALAERFVDAGVELYGVSTDGVESHREFAAANDLSFDLLADPEGRLCEAFDVPRVDGRSQRTTYVIAKERVVAVYERVGPDGHAASVFEDLVDTGLVRAE
- a CDS encoding Hsp20/alpha crystallin family protein; protein product: MSDRDPFSEIERAFDMLGEQFGVDMGAVPVDVLDEGDAFVVSADLPGFDSADIEVQLVEDRKLTISATASQERESTDGQYVQRERRQQSLSRSVHLPEAVDDEETTASYDNGVLTVRLAKVVHSEDDEGTDIPVN
- the pheA gene encoding prephenate dehydratase, translating into MTTVTLGPEGTYSHRAAQAVTDDDIDFSESVTAIVEAVASGDAERGVVPVENSIEGSVTESLDAFAEYDIAVVEEIITPIRHALLAQDDSFSLVASHAQALAQCRGWLDEHYPGVNVEAVASTARGVERARGDADIAAIGHPENATNGTELNVLAEDIQDRSSNATRFVVVAPKSERSEAGGKSSFIVYPDVDYPGLLLELLEPFADRDINLTRVESRPSGERLGDYVFHIDISAGLYEQRTQDALADIEAIAEKGWVRRLGSYDSKTVVN
- a CDS encoding aldo/keto reductase, with translation MVANESDTFDIGGELTVHRLGFGAMRLTGEGIIGESDDEAHAHTVLERAVELGVDFIDTADSYGPGVSERLIGEALDTERADLVIATKGGLLRNTDADWLAHGDPDYLRNAQLCSRDRLRMDPIDLYQYHRPDPDTPFEDSIHALAEMKDEGLIRHVGVSNVSVEQLDRARDIVDIATVQNQYNVAHRDDEDVLEACENDGIGFIPWFPLGAGDLGDVDGIEAIAQRHDATPYQIALAWLLEHSDVTLPIPGTSNLDHLEQNVAASAIDLTDEELAQLS
- the lpdA gene encoding dihydrolipoyl dehydrogenase, whose protein sequence is MVVGDVTTGTELLVIGGGPGGYVAAIRGAQLGLDTTLVERDAYGGTCLNHGCIPSKALISASDVAHDAQQAEEMGVFADPAVDMAGMTEWKDGVVTRLTRGVESLCQSAGVNLIEGTAEFVDDGTVRVAHGGEGQGSESLSFEHAIVATGSRPMAVPGFEFDGEHILSSKDALALESVPEKLLVVGAGYIGMELSTVFAKLGAEVTVVEMLDGVLPGYEDDIAAVVRDRAEELGIDFNFGEAADDWAETDEGIRVQTVTEDDAITEYNAEKCLVAVGREPVTETLALENIDLQTDENGVIPTDDQCRTAFESVFAVGDVAGEPMLAHKAMAEGEVAARAAAGEPAAFDHQAIPAAVFTDPEIATVGMTESEAEVAGFEPVIGQMPIRANGRALTVNEKEGFVRVVADADEEFLLGAQIVGPEASELIAELGLGIEMGARLEDIAGTIHTHPTLSEAVHEAAAAARGEAVHTH